CGGCCCGTTTTCATTGGTGGAGGGGCGGCGGACAACGGGGCGGGCGGCCCGCGCCGGCCGCCTAGGCCGGGCGCCGCGCCTCGGCTTCCTGGTACTGCGCCCGCAGCGCGCGCGCGAGCAGCGTGTCCACTTCGCGCGGCGGCCCGCCGCGCGTGAGGATCGCCACCGGCGGCAGCGTCCAGTCGAGCGAATACGGCACGATCGCCACGCCGGCGACATGCACGAGCTCCTCGGCGATGTCGGCCGGCACGATCGACACGGCGTTCTCGTTCGAGGCGAGGATCTCGCCGATCAGGCGCGACGAATAGCTCTCGACGATCGGCACCGGCGGCGAGGCGCCGGCGCGCAGGAACAGGTCGGAGATCTGCTCGCGGATCGGCGTGTGCGGCGCGCCGAGAATCCAGTCGAGTTCGACGAGCTTCTGCCAGTCGAGCGCGTTGCGCGCGAGCCGTGCGGCGAGGCGCCGGCTCGCGATCAGCCGCGGCCGCTGCTGGTAGACCACCTCGAAGCGCAGGTCGGCCAGATCGACGGTGGAGGTGGCGCGCGCGATCACCACGTCGAGCTGGTGCTCGCGCAACTGCGCGATCAGCGTCTCGCTGGTGCCTTCGTGGATCGTCATGGTGAGCCGCTGCGGCACGTCGGCCTGGGTCCGGCGGATCGCGGCGGCGAGCGTCTTGCCCGAGATGAACGGGATCACGCCGATGTGGATGCGCGTGGCGTGGCCCGCCACCACCGCCTCGATGTCGCGCGTGAGGTGCTCGAGGTCGTGCAGCATGGCCTGCGCGCGCGCCAGCACCACCTTGCCGAGCGCGGTGGGCGTCATGCCGCGTGGCGTGCGGTCGAACAGCGGGCCGCCGAACATGGCTTCGAGTTCGGCCAGCGCGTTCGTGACGGCCGGCTGGCTGCTTGCCATCTGCTCGGCCACGCGCGTGAGCGAGCCGAACTGGCGGATCTGCAGCAGCAGGATCAGGTGGCGAATCTTCAGACGAGTGCTGAGGCGCCGGATCACTTCGTCCGTATCGAAAGCCACTGTGGCGAAACCCTGGTCATCATGAAAAGGTGATGCGCCCATACTAATTCAAAATGGCGCACCCTTAGCGGCTGCCTAGAATCGCTTCCTCAGATCGCCGCCGGGACGGGCCCGGCGCGGCCAACCCGAGTGAGACGATGAACAAGACCGACCGCCAGGCCGCCCTGGAATACCACCAGTACCCCACGCCGGGGAAGATTTCCGTGACCGCCAGCAAGCCGCTCGTCACGCAGCGCGACCTCGCGCTCGCCTATACGCCGGGCGTGGCGGTGGCCTGCGAGGAAATCGTCGAGAACCCGGCCAACGCGTTCAACTACACGAGCCGCGGCAACCTGGTGGGCGTGATCACCAACGGCAGCGCGGTGCTCGGCCTCGGCAATATCGGCGCGCTGGCCTCCAAGCCGGTGATGGAGGGCAAGGCGGTGCTGTTCAAGAAGTTCGCCGGCATCGACGTGTTCGACATCGAGATCACCGAGTCCGACCCGGACAAGCTGGTCGACATCATCGCGAGCCTGGAGGCTACCTTCGGCGGCATCAACCTCGAGGACATCAAGGCGCCCGAGTGCTTCACGGTCGAGCGCAAGCTGCGCGAGCGCATGAAGATCCCGGTCTTCCACGACGACCAGCACGGCACCGCGATCACCGTCAGTGCCGCCTTCATCAACGGCCTGAAGGTGGTCGGCAAGGACATCAAGCAGGTGAAGGTGGTGACCTCCGGCGCGGGCGCGGCCGCGCTCGCCTGCCTCGACCTGATGGTCGATCTCGGCCTGCCGATCGAGAACATCTGGGCCACCGACATCGACGGCGTGGTCTACCGGGGCCGTACCACGCTGATGGACCCGGACAAGGCGCGCTTCGCGCAGGACACCGCGGCGCGCACGCTTGACGAGGTGATCGAGGGGGCCGACGTGTTCCTCGGCCTGTCGGCGGGCGGCGTGCTGAAGGCGCCGATGCTCGCGAAGATGGCGAAGAACCCGCTGATCCTCGCGCTCGCGAATCCGACGCCGGAAATCTTCCCCGAACTCGCGCATGCCACGCGCGACGACGTGGTGATCGCCACCGGCCGCTCGGACTTCCCGAACCAGGTCAACAACGTGCTGTGCTTCCCGTACATCTTCCGCGGCGCGCTCGACGTGGGCGCCACCACCATCACGCGGCGCATGGAGATCGCGGCGGTCCACGCGATCGCGGGGCTGGCCGAGGAGGAGCCGAACGACTCGGTGGCCGCCGCCTACGGCGCCTACGATCTGTCGTTCGGGCCGAAGTACCTGATCCCGAAGCCGTTCGACTCGCGGCTGCTGCTGCGCATCGCGCCGGCGGTGGCCAAGGCCGCCATCGAGGAAGGCGTGGCCACGCGTCCGATCGACGATTTCGCCGCCTATGCCGACCAGCTGCAGCAGTTCGTCTACCACTCGGGCGCGTTCATGAAGCCGTTGTTCTCGGCGGCCAAGCAGTTCGTGCGCGACGGCGCGAAGACGCGCATCGTGTTCGCCGAGGGCGAGGAGGAGCGCGTGCTGCGCGCGGTGCAGGTGATCGTCGACGAGAAGCTGGCGCGGCCGATCCTGATCGGCCGCCCCGAGGTGCTGCTCGCGCGGATCGAGAAGTTCGGGCTGCGCCTGAAGCTCGGCGAGGACGTGGAGGTGACCAACCCCGAGTACGACGAGCGCTTCCATCAGTACTGGACGACCTACTGGGAGCTGCGCTGCCGTGACGGCATCACCAAGGAGATGGCGCGCGTGGAAATGCGCCGGCGCCTGACGCTGATCGGCGCGATGATGGTGAGGCTCGGCGATGCGGACGGCATGATCTGCGGCACGGTGGGCGCCTATCACGACCATCTGCGCTTCGTCGACGAGGTTATCGGCAAGGCGCGCGGCGCGCGCACCTACGGCGCGATGAACATCCTGCTGCTGGACAAGCGCACCGTCGCGCTGGTGGACACGCACATCAACGACAATCCGAACGCGGACCAGATCGCCGAGTTCACGATTGCGGCGGCCTCGCAGATGGCGTGGCTGAACCTCTCGCCGAAGGTCGCGCTGCTGTCGCGCTCGAACTTCGGCTCGGGCAGCTCGGCCTCGGGCGCGAAGATGCGCGAGGTGCTGGAGCTCGTGAAGGAGCGCGCGCCGGACCTCGAGATCGAGGGCGAAATGCACGGCGACTGCGCGCTCGACGAGACGCTGCGCCAGCGCTTCCTGCCGCATTCGCGGCTCAAGGGCGCGGCCAACCTGCTGGTCTGCCCGAACGTCGATGCTGGCAACATCGCCTACAACCTGCTGAAGACGAGCGCGGGCAGCAACGTCGCGGTGGGCCCGTTCCTGCTCGGCGTGAACGCGCCCGTCAACATCATGACGGCCAGCTCGACGGTGCGCCGCATCGTCAACATGACTGCGCTGACCGTGCTGCAGGCCAATCGCGACTGAGCGGCATCGATTCGCAGGCCCTTGCCCCCGGCGCTTGCATGGCCGCAGATCGAGCGCGGCGCCGCCGCGCTGCCGGATCTGCCGGGCATCGGTTTCGAGGGCAGGCCGGGCCTGCATCGGACGCGGCGCGAACTGTCGTCGAACCGCGGGGCGCGGCGCCGACGCCGCCAGCTTCGAGGCCCGGCCGATGGCCCGGGCCGTCGCTCATTCCGCGTGCGGCAGCCAAGCGCCGTGAAAGCCGGCCGGAATCCGCACCGGCAGATGGACCGTGGCCAGCGGCGCGGCATCGATCGCGGCGGACATCGACACGGACGATGCCGCGCATTTCGTCGATACGCGGCAGCTCCAGCGAGGCTTCCAGCAGCGGCGCCTCTTGCACGGTGCCGCGCACCAGATCGAACGTATAACGCCACGGCTGGCCGGGCGGATTCGCGTCGAACGCGTCGCCGCCCGGCGCGAGCCGCAGGAACCACGGATAGCGGATCGCATCGAGCACGATCCGCGACGGCGCTGCGCCCGTGCCGTCGTCCACGTTGCGGGCGTTGATCACGTGCTGGATGAAGCACGGCGCCACCTCGAACCAGTGCACCGCGCCGCCGTGGTGCGGCGGCACGCTTCGGCGTAGCCGTCGCGGCTTGGCGCCGGGGCGAGGTAGGGCGGGTATCGAGGGAAAACCGGCGCGGCACGATGGATAGGCTGGCCGCGCCGACGGATGCCGCACGAGATTCAACAGGGCAAGCGCGGCCATGCCGGCAACGGTACGGCCATGCGCCCGGGGGGCCTGAGGCATCGGGCGCGGTGGGAGCGGTATGGCGTCAGGCGATGTTTTCGAGTGACGGGTAGTCGGTGTAGCCAGTCGCGCCCTCGGCGTAGAACGTCGCCGGCACCGGCGTGTTCAGCGTCGTGTCGAGTTCGAAACGGCGGGGCAGGTCCGGGTTCGCGATGAACAGCCTGCCCCAGGCCACCGCGTCGGCCTCGCCGGCGGCGACGACGGCGAGGCCGGTGTCGAGCGTGAAGCCGTCGTTGGCGATCACCGGGCCGCCGAACTCGGCCTTCAGGCGCGGCGCGAGTCGGTCGTCGCCCAGCGACTCGCGCACGAACAGGAACGCGACCCCGCGGCGGCCCAGTTCGCGCGCGACATAACCGAAGGTCGCGACCGGGTCCGAATCGCTGATCGTATGCGCGGTGCCGAGCGGCGACAGGTGGACGCCCACCCGCTTGGCACCCCATACCTCGATCGCGGCGTCGGTGGCCTCGAGCAGGAAGCGCGCGCGGTTCTCGATCGAGCCGCCGTAGGCGTCGGTGCGATGGTTGGTGCCGTCCTGCAGGAACTGGTCGGGCAGGTAGCCGTTCGCGCCGTGGATTTCCACGCCGTCGAAGCCGGCCAGCTTGGCGTTCTCGGCGCCCTTGCGATAGGCGGCGATGATGCCGGGGATTTCGTCGAGTTCGAGCGCACGCGGCGTGACGAACGGACGTTCCGGGCGCAGCAGGCTCACGTGGCCGCCCGCGGCGATCGCGCTCGGCGCCACCGGCAGGTCGCCGTCCAGGAACACCGGGTCCGAGATCCGGCCGACATGCCACAGCTGCATGAAGATCTTGCCGCCCGCGTCGTGGACCGCCTTCGTCACGAGCTTCCAGCCCTCGACCTGCTCGTCCGACCAGATGCCGGGCGTGTTCGCATAGCCGACGCCCTGCGGCGTGACGGCCGTGGCCTCGGTGAGGATCAGGCCCGCGGAGGCGCGCTCCGCATAGTAATGCGCCATCAGCGCGTTCGGCACGCGGGCCTGGTTGGCGCGGGCGCGCGTGAGCGGGGCCATCACGACGCGGTTGCGCAGCGTCAGGTCGCCGATGACTAGCGGATCAAAGAGGGTAGGCATGAAGGATTCCTTATCTATCGAAATCGAAGACGCCGAACGAGCCGTTGTGCGGACACCGGTCGGCTTGGCAACGCCGTCAAAGTTTGGTGTGCAACTGATCGAGAAACGCCCGGATCACCGTCTCGTTGCGCCGGAAAAACACCCACTGGCCCAACCGCGATGACTGCACCAACCCCGCGCGCTGCAGCGTCGCGAGGTGGGCCGACACGGTCGATTGAGACAGGCCGCAGCGCGCGTCGATCTGGCCCGCGCAGACGCCTTCCTGCAGCGGCAGGTGGGCCTGCTCCGGAAAATGCCGGTGGGGCTCCTTGAGCCAGAGCAGGATGTCGCGGCGGACCGGATTCGCGAGCGCCTTGTGGATCGCGTCGATGTCGAGCGTCATGGATGAAAGGCGAGGGCGCAATGCGCTCCGCTTGTATCGTCGTGGAACGAAGTATATATCGTGATATCGCGATATATAAAAATAACCCTGGTGCATGGCGGGGATTGGCGTAGCGCGGCCCCGCATCGGCTGCCCGTCCGGCACGCGAGGTTGGTCCGTGAAGCCCGCCGTTGTTCAGCGGCATCGAGGCGGCGCGGAGTCCGAGGCGGGTACCGATCTCACGGCTGCGGCTCGCCGATTGCAGGAAATGCCCGGTAATCCGTAAGTAAGCTGCAGCCTGGATGAACGGCAACCGCCACGGTTGCCCCGCCCCGCGCCGGAAAGCTTTGGAACCCAGGGGAGGGCGCGCTTCGACAGCCCAACTCAGCATCGGTTCCAACACACTATATATATAGTGTGTTGCACGGCCAGCATCGATTCTTGAACGAGCCGGCATTCGATACTCACGCGCATTGGCTGCCACGCCGGTTCTCGCCGGTGTGGGCCGGAGCGATGCCCGCGTTGCGGCGGCTGGCGATGGGTGCAAACTCCAGCCGGCGAGAAAGGCGGCCGGGGGGGCACACTGCGCGTGCGTGGCGAGCGGCAGACCACTGGCGCAGATGTCCCGTGCCACGGCATTGGCTAGAGCGAGATCGCGGCGATACGTCGACAGACTGCGAAAGGGGGCTCCAGGTAAGGAGCCGCCCCCGATACGGGTGGCCGGGGCGCGTACGGAAGCCTTATCTCGACGGCTCGGGGCCCGGATTGCACCAAACTGGGGATAAAAACGTACTTTTTACTGAATTCGTATTTTTTGCCGATGACCTTTTGTTGTTTCTTTGCAACCGTCAAGCCGGTGACACAAAGGAATGCCTGCCGCGAGCGTGCCAAAAAAACGCCGTCAAGTATCCAAAAAAACAAGTCAA
The window above is part of the Burkholderia glumae LMG 2196 = ATCC 33617 genome. Proteins encoded here:
- a CDS encoding alkene reductase — encoded protein: MPTLFDPLVIGDLTLRNRVVMAPLTRARANQARVPNALMAHYYAERASAGLILTEATAVTPQGVGYANTPGIWSDEQVEGWKLVTKAVHDAGGKIFMQLWHVGRISDPVFLDGDLPVAPSAIAAGGHVSLLRPERPFVTPRALELDEIPGIIAAYRKGAENAKLAGFDGVEIHGANGYLPDQFLQDGTNHRTDAYGGSIENRARFLLEATDAAIEVWGAKRVGVHLSPLGTAHTISDSDPVATFGYVARELGRRGVAFLFVRESLGDDRLAPRLKAEFGGPVIANDGFTLDTGLAVVAAGEADAVAWGRLFIANPDLPRRFELDTTLNTPVPATFYAEGATGYTDYPSLENIA
- a CDS encoding LysR family transcriptional regulator → MAFDTDEVIRRLSTRLKIRHLILLLQIRQFGSLTRVAEQMASSQPAVTNALAELEAMFGGPLFDRTPRGMTPTALGKVVLARAQAMLHDLEHLTRDIEAVVAGHATRIHIGVIPFISGKTLAAAIRRTQADVPQRLTMTIHEGTSETLIAQLREHQLDVVIARATSTVDLADLRFEVVYQQRPRLIASRRLAARLARNALDWQKLVELDWILGAPHTPIREQISDLFLRAGASPPVPIVESYSSRLIGEILASNENAVSIVPADIAEELVHVAGVAIVPYSLDWTLPPVAILTRGGPPREVDTLLARALRAQYQEAEARRPA
- a CDS encoding NADP-dependent malic enzyme produces the protein MNKTDRQAALEYHQYPTPGKISVTASKPLVTQRDLALAYTPGVAVACEEIVENPANAFNYTSRGNLVGVITNGSAVLGLGNIGALASKPVMEGKAVLFKKFAGIDVFDIEITESDPDKLVDIIASLEATFGGINLEDIKAPECFTVERKLRERMKIPVFHDDQHGTAITVSAAFINGLKVVGKDIKQVKVVTSGAGAAALACLDLMVDLGLPIENIWATDIDGVVYRGRTTLMDPDKARFAQDTAARTLDEVIEGADVFLGLSAGGVLKAPMLAKMAKNPLILALANPTPEIFPELAHATRDDVVIATGRSDFPNQVNNVLCFPYIFRGALDVGATTITRRMEIAAVHAIAGLAEEEPNDSVAAAYGAYDLSFGPKYLIPKPFDSRLLLRIAPAVAKAAIEEGVATRPIDDFAAYADQLQQFVYHSGAFMKPLFSAAKQFVRDGAKTRIVFAEGEEERVLRAVQVIVDEKLARPILIGRPEVLLARIEKFGLRLKLGEDVEVTNPEYDERFHQYWTTYWELRCRDGITKEMARVEMRRRLTLIGAMMVRLGDADGMICGTVGAYHDHLRFVDEVIGKARGARTYGAMNILLLDKRTVALVDTHINDNPNADQIAEFTIAAASQMAWLNLSPKVALLSRSNFGSGSSASGAKMREVLELVKERAPDLEIEGEMHGDCALDETLRQRFLPHSRLKGAANLLVCPNVDAGNIAYNLLKTSAGSNVAVGPFLLGVNAPVNIMTASSTVRRIVNMTALTVLQANRD
- a CDS encoding ArsR/SmtB family transcription factor; this translates as MTLDIDAIHKALANPVRRDILLWLKEPHRHFPEQAHLPLQEGVCAGQIDARCGLSQSTVSAHLATLQRAGLVQSSRLGQWVFFRRNETVIRAFLDQLHTKL